The nucleotide sequence GGCACCATTTACATATGGTATTGGTATACCAGTTGTTGTTGACGTTATTTTCGTATTCGTTGGGGCCGGTAACACCAAGGATAACATATTGCTTTTTTACCTGCGACCAGGTAGCCCTTTGCGCCCAGAAGCGGGCTATGGCAATCAGCACTTCGAGACCGTATTCGGCCAGATATTGCACGTCTCCTGTATGGCGCACATAGTTGTAAATAGCAAAGGCGATGGCTCCGTTACGATGGATTTCTTCGAAGGTTATTTCCCATTCGTTATGGCATTCCTCACCGTTCATGGTGACCATGGGATACAGGGCTGCCCCGCCGGTAAAACCAAGTTTCCTGGCATTTTCAATGGCTTTGGGCAGATGGCGGTATCTGTAAAGCAGAAGTTTTCGTGTAACTTCAGGAGGCGCAGTTGCAACAAAGAAAGGAATGCAGTATGCTTCTGTATCCCAGTAAGTGCTTCCGCCATATTTTTCGCCGGTAAATCCTTTGGGGCCTATATTGAGCCGGTCGTCTTTACCATTGTAGGTCTGATTCAGCTGAAAAATGTTGAAACGTATTCCCTGCTGGGCCTCCGGATCTCCCTTTATAACAATGTCGCTGTGTGACCAGATCTGAGCCCACTGCCTTTTATGATCTTCCAGCAACTGATCAAATCCTTTCCGCAGGGCCATTTCCGACACCTGCCTGCTCCGCACAATCAGCTCGTCGGCCGGGTGATTCAGTGTAGAAAGAACTGCCGCATACTTATAAAGAACAAGTTCCTTTCCTGCCGGCAAATCTGTCACAACAGTGTTACCTGATAAACCAGCCAGTTCGACCATGGCAGGATGAACATTCAGGGGCTTGTTGTCAAGTGTCAGGGCATAGCGCATGCTTACGCCTACTCTGAAATCGAGCTTTTTGGTCTGGGTAAGAAGCCATGCCTCCCCTTCGCCGGCTTTCGATTCAAGGATATTCCAGAACTTTTCGTTGTAGTTGGCATCTTCGTTTTTTACATCACCGTCAATATAGGGAGTGAGCTCAACGGTCGCGGCTGTATCAGGCAAAAGCACCGAATATTTGATGGCTCCGATTTCCCTGTGGTCCATGCTGATAAAGCGCATTGATTCCACATGAACCCTTTGCCCTGAAGGCAGGACCACAGTCATTTTGCGCAAAAGATATCCTTCGTGCATATTCAGTATCCGGGTAAATGCCTCCACCTTGCATCGGGCAAGGTCAAGACGTTCTTCCCCGATTTTTACGTCGATCCCGATCCAGTTGGGAGAATTGATTACTTTGGCAAAA is from Bacteroidales bacterium and encodes:
- a CDS encoding glycoside hydrolase family 65 protein — translated: MKKYLKSDEWLIIEDGFDPANQRSSESIFSIGNGFMGQRANFEEFYSGRSLQGSYIGGIYYPDKTKVGWWKNGYPEYFAKVINSPNWIGIDVKIGEERLDLARCKVEAFTRILNMHEGYLLRKMTVVLPSGQRVHVESMRFISMDHREIGAIKYSVLLPDTAATVELTPYIDGDVKNEDANYNEKFWNILESKAGEGEAWLLTQTKKLDFRVGVSMRYALTLDNKPLNVHPAMVELAGLSGNTVVTDLPAGKELVLYKYAAVLSTLNHPADELIVRSRQVSEMALRKGFDQLLEDHKRQWAQIWSHSDIVIKGDPEAQQGIRFNIFQLNQTYNGKDDRLNIGPKGFTGEKYGGSTYWDTEAYCIPFFVATAPPEVTRKLLLYRYRHLPKAIENARKLGFTGGAALYPMVTMNGEECHNEWEITFEEIHRNGAIAFAIYNYVRHTGDVQYLAEYGLEVLIAIARFWAQRATWSQVKKQYVILGVTGPNEYENNVNNNWYTNTICKWCLDYAGEVIDQLKSSHPAALKEVFARTDFREEQERKVWSEISANLYFPYDAELNLYLQQEGYLDKEQILASELDPAIRPLNQHWSWDRILRSCFIKQADLLQGIYLFEERYDDDFIRRHFEFYESRTVHESSLSPCVHVVLAARIGDMRKAYELYLRTSRLDLDDYNNEVHEGLHITSMAGTWMAVVEGFGGKRVQDGKLHLFPQIPQQWEEYSFRIVFRGSDLLVRVTRNGVILKVMNAPVNLVLYGQELTLQPGTSAEYPLQFRKPAVTANTD